From Oscillospiraceae bacterium CM, a single genomic window includes:
- a CDS encoding pyruvate carboxylase gives MSEQKIYKVLAANRGEIAIRIFRACYDLGLKTVAMYSNEDTLSLFRTHADEAYLIGKNKSPLGAYLDIPTIISLAKQHHVDAIHPGYGFLSENADFAKACEAAGIIFVGPPSGVLEKMGDKLSAKAIAVACDVPVIPGTTTPLKSAEEALEKAISFGFPVILKAAGGGGGRGMRRCDTPEEVEPSFHLVKSEAIKAFGNDDIFIEKFLVDPKHIEVQILADAHGNVLHLGERDCSLQRRYQKVVEFAPAFSVPEETRRKLYDDAVKIAKSVGYVNAGTVEFLVDKNGGHYFIEMNPRIQVEHTVTEMVTGVDLVRAQILIAEGHPLSHPEIGLTSQADLRMNGFAIQCRVTTEDPANSFAPDTGKITSYRSGGGFGVRLDGGNAATGVTISPYYDSLLVKVTVWDNTFPGVCRKASRAINELHIRGVKTNIPFVTNILHHPVFLSGDCYTKFIDNTPELFEFTGSRDRGTRVLKYIAGIQVATPDASRQPYAEPRYPEPQKPVGNGLKQLLDLEGPDAVKNWVLDQKKLLIGDTTMRDAHQSLFSTRLRTHDMLMAAEGTADILADCFALEMWGGATFDVAYRFLHESPWDRLEKLRQKIPNIMFQMLLRGSNAVGYTNYPDNLVRAFIAEAAKGGIDVFRIFDSLNWIPGMEIAMDEVLKQNKICEAAVCYTGDILDPKRDKYTLKYYVDFAKEVEKRGAHILAIKDMSGLLKPYAAKKLVAALKQEVGIPVRFHTHDTSGNQVAAILLAAEAGVDIADTAIASMSSLTSQPSMNSVVAALQGTERDTGFDLERLQALEEYWADVRDRYICFDSGLKNPMTEIYRYEIPGGQYTNLQPQVVSLGLGSRFDEVKEMYKTVNDMLGDLVKVTPSSKMVGDLAIFMVQNNLTAENVAQKGEALTFPDSVVSYFKGMMGQPAWGFPEDLQRVVLKGEKPITCRPGELLPPVDFDAIEKDVKKYIPNPKERDLISWCLYPKVLADYFEHSQEYGDIANMNSHVFFEGMEVGETTQITIEDGKTLVIKYLGLGTTNDDGTRNVHFELNGMRRDVAVPDPTVADTTKHVTLADPEDKAQVGASIPGMVSKINVAVGDTVEENQVLAVIEAMKMETSVVARMAGTVDKVLVSAGQTVKAGELLVEIK, from the coding sequence ATGAGCGAACAAAAAATATACAAAGTTCTTGCCGCCAACCGCGGTGAGATCGCCATAAGAATTTTCAGGGCTTGCTATGACCTCGGCCTTAAAACGGTCGCCATGTACTCCAACGAGGACACACTCAGCCTGTTTCGGACACATGCCGACGAGGCATACCTGATCGGCAAAAACAAAAGCCCGCTTGGCGCCTATCTGGACATCCCAACCATCATCAGCCTTGCCAAGCAGCACCATGTTGACGCCATTCATCCGGGATACGGCTTTTTGTCTGAGAACGCCGATTTTGCCAAAGCCTGCGAGGCGGCGGGCATTATTTTTGTCGGCCCGCCGTCCGGCGTTTTGGAGAAGATGGGTGACAAGCTCTCGGCAAAGGCCATCGCCGTTGCCTGCGATGTCCCCGTTATTCCGGGCACGACGACGCCTTTGAAGAGCGCTGAGGAGGCGCTTGAAAAGGCCATTTCATTCGGGTTTCCTGTTATTCTCAAGGCCGCCGGCGGCGGCGGGGGGCGCGGTATGCGCCGCTGTGACACGCCGGAGGAGGTTGAGCCGTCTTTTCACCTCGTTAAAAGCGAGGCCATCAAGGCCTTCGGCAATGACGATATCTTTATTGAAAAATTCCTCGTCGATCCAAAGCATATAGAAGTTCAGATTCTGGCCGACGCACACGGCAACGTTCTGCACCTCGGCGAGCGCGACTGCTCGCTGCAGCGGCGCTACCAGAAGGTCGTTGAATTTGCCCCGGCGTTTTCCGTTCCCGAGGAGACGCGGCGGAAGCTTTACGACGACGCCGTCAAAATTGCCAAGTCTGTCGGCTATGTGAACGCCGGTACGGTTGAATTCCTTGTCGACAAGAATGGCGGCCACTATTTTATCGAGATGAACCCGCGCATTCAGGTTGAGCACACCGTGACTGAAATGGTGACGGGTGTTGACCTTGTCAGAGCGCAGATTTTGATTGCCGAGGGCCATCCGCTCAGCCACCCCGAAATCGGCCTGACAAGTCAGGCTGACCTCCGGATGAACGGCTTTGCCATTCAATGCCGCGTGACGACGGAGGACCCGGCCAACAGCTTTGCCCCCGACACCGGCAAAATAACGTCCTACCGTTCCGGCGGCGGCTTTGGCGTCCGTCTCGACGGCGGCAACGCCGCGACAGGCGTTACCATCTCACCGTACTATGATTCCCTGCTCGTCAAGGTCACCGTCTGGGACAACACGTTCCCGGGCGTCTGCCGCAAGGCCTCGCGCGCCATCAACGAGCTGCATATCCGCGGCGTTAAGACGAATATCCCCTTCGTTACAAATATCCTCCATCACCCTGTTTTCCTCTCCGGCGACTGTTATACGAAATTTATCGACAACACGCCGGAGCTGTTTGAATTCACCGGCTCACGCGACAGAGGCACACGCGTGCTTAAATACATTGCCGGTATTCAGGTGGCGACACCCGACGCATCCCGCCAGCCCTACGCCGAGCCGCGCTACCCGGAGCCACAGAAGCCCGTTGGTAACGGCTTAAAACAGCTTTTAGACCTTGAGGGCCCCGATGCCGTTAAAAACTGGGTGCTGGATCAGAAAAAGCTCCTCATTGGTGATACAACGATGCGCGACGCGCACCAGTCGCTCTTCTCAACGCGCCTGCGCACGCATGACATGCTCATGGCTGCGGAAGGGACGGCCGATATCCTTGCCGACTGCTTTGCTTTGGAGATGTGGGGCGGCGCAACGTTTGACGTGGCATACCGCTTCCTGCACGAGTCCCCTTGGGATCGTCTTGAAAAGCTCCGGCAGAAAATCCCGAACATTATGTTCCAGATGCTCCTGCGCGGCTCCAACGCCGTCGGCTACACCAACTATCCCGATAATCTCGTCCGCGCCTTTATCGCGGAGGCCGCCAAGGGCGGGATCGATGTCTTCCGTATCTTCGACTCGCTCAACTGGATTCCCGGCATGGAAATCGCGATGGACGAGGTTTTGAAGCAGAATAAGATTTGCGAGGCCGCCGTCTGCTACACCGGCGACATTCTCGACCCGAAGCGTGACAAGTACACGCTGAAATACTATGTCGATTTTGCCAAAGAGGTCGAAAAGCGCGGTGCGCACATTTTGGCAATCAAGGATATGTCCGGCTTGCTGAAGCCCTACGCGGCGAAAAAGCTTGTGGCGGCGCTCAAGCAGGAGGTCGGTATCCCTGTCCGCTTCCACACGCACGATACGAGCGGCAATCAGGTTGCGGCAATCCTTCTGGCTGCCGAGGCCGGTGTTGACATTGCCGACACGGCCATCGCCTCCATGTCCTCCCTCACCTCCCAGCCGTCGATGAACTCCGTCGTAGCGGCCCTGCAGGGTACCGAGCGCGACACGGGCTTTGATCTCGAGCGCCTGCAGGCGCTTGAAGAGTACTGGGCCGACGTGCGCGACCGCTATATCTGCTTTGACAGTGGCCTGAAAAACCCCATGACGGAGATTTACCGCTATGAGATCCCCGGTGGCCAATATACAAATCTGCAACCGCAGGTCGTCTCCCTCGGTCTCGGCAGCCGCTTTGACGAGGTCAAGGAGATGTACAAAACCGTCAACGACATGCTCGGTGACCTCGTCAAGGTCACGCCGTCGTCCAAGATGGTCGGCGACCTCGCCATCTTCATGGTGCAGAACAATCTGACGGCAGAAAACGTTGCCCAAAAGGGCGAGGCACTCACCTTCCCCGATTCCGTCGTCAGCTATTTTAAGGGCATGATGGGCCAGCCTGCCTGGGGCTTCCCGGAGGATTTGCAGCGCGTCGTCTTAAAAGGCGAAAAACCGATTACCTGCCGCCCCGGCGAGCTTTTGCCGCCAGTCGACTTTGACGCCATTGAAAAGGACGTCAAGAAATACATCCCCAATCCGAAAGAGCGCGACCTTATCTCTTGGTGTTTGTATCCGAAGGTCCTCGCCGATTACTTCGAGCACAGTCAGGAATACGGCGATATCGCCAACATGAACAGCCACGTCTTCTTCGAGGGCATGGAGGTCGGCGAGACGACGCAGATCACCATTGAGGACGGCAAAACGCTCGTTATCAAATACCTTGGCCTTGGCACGACGAATGACGACGGCACGCGCAACGTCCACTTTGAGCTCAACGGCATGCGCCGCGACGTCGCCGTCCCCGACCCGACGGTCGCGGATACGACGAAGCATGTCACGCTGGCTGACCCGGAGGACAAAGCGCAGGTCGGCGCGTCGATCCCCGGTATGGTGTCTAAAATCAATGTCGCTGTCGGCGATACGGTTGAGGAAAATCAGGTGCTCGCCGTCATCGAGGCCATGAAAATGGAGACGAGCGTCGTTGCCCGAATGGCTGGCACCGTTGACAAGGTGCTCGTCAGCGCGGGGCAAACCGTTAAAGCCGGTGAGCTGCTCGTGGAAATCAAATAA
- a CDS encoding aspartate kinase: MALIVQKFGGSSVADAERIRRVAGIIADTFVDNNDVVVVLSAQGDTTDDLIEKAAEINDHPSKREMDMLLATGEQISISLMAMALEKMGLPVVSLTGWQIGMQTNSDYGSARIKQVTCERIREELDKRRIVLVAGFQGINKHDDITTLGRGGSDTSAVAIAASMNADLCQIYTDVEGVYTSDPRKVPNAHKLEEITYDEMLELASLGAQVLHNRSVEMAKRYGVDLEVLSSFVRKPGTKVKEVTKVEQTKISGIAKDADVARIALIGLKDEPGIAFKVFRVLAKAKINVDIILQSIGRNNTQDISFTIAKGDMLQAEKVLREAQDAIGFTDISVTSNVAKVSIVGAGMMSSSGIAAIMFEALYDAKVNINMISTSEIKVSVLVDADDADRAVSAIHAKFFEN; the protein is encoded by the coding sequence ATGGCGCTAATTGTTCAGAAATTTGGTGGCAGCTCCGTGGCGGACGCCGAGAGAATCCGTCGTGTGGCAGGGATTATTGCCGACACCTTTGTCGACAACAACGATGTCGTCGTTGTTCTGTCCGCGCAGGGGGATACAACGGATGACCTTATCGAGAAAGCCGCGGAAATAAACGACCACCCGTCAAAGCGGGAAATGGATATGCTGCTGGCCACTGGAGAGCAGATTTCAATCTCCTTAATGGCGATGGCTCTGGAAAAAATGGGCCTTCCCGTCGTCTCCCTAACGGGCTGGCAAATCGGCATGCAGACAAATTCCGATTACGGCAGCGCGCGCATCAAGCAGGTTACATGCGAGCGCATCCGGGAAGAGCTTGATAAGCGCCGAATCGTCCTTGTTGCCGGATTTCAGGGCATCAATAAGCATGACGATATCACAACGCTCGGGCGCGGCGGGTCGGATACGTCGGCCGTCGCCATTGCCGCGTCGATGAACGCCGATCTCTGCCAGATTTACACCGACGTGGAGGGTGTTTACACAAGTGACCCGCGCAAGGTGCCCAATGCGCACAAGCTTGAAGAAATTACGTACGACGAAATGCTGGAGCTCGCGTCACTCGGCGCGCAGGTTCTGCATAACCGCTCGGTGGAAATGGCCAAACGGTACGGCGTCGACCTGGAGGTGCTCTCCAGCTTTGTCAGAAAGCCCGGCACAAAAGTCAAGGAGGTTACGAAAGTGGAGCAGACAAAAATCAGCGGTATCGCCAAGGATGCCGACGTCGCGCGCATTGCGCTCATCGGTCTCAAGGACGAACCGGGTATCGCCTTTAAGGTGTTCAGGGTTCTGGCCAAAGCCAAAATCAATGTCGATATCATTCTCCAGTCCATCGGCAGAAACAATACGCAGGACATCAGCTTTACTATAGCCAAGGGTGATATGCTTCAGGCGGAAAAGGTGCTTCGTGAGGCGCAGGATGCCATTGGCTTTACGGATATCAGCGTGACGTCTAATGTCGCCAAGGTCAGCATCGTCGGCGCCGGGATGATGTCCTCATCCGGCATCGCCGCCATCATGTTTGAAGCGCTTTATGACGCTAAGGTCAATATCAATATGATCTCCACAAGTGAAATCAAGGTCTCCGTCCTCGTCGATGCCGACGATGCCGACAGAGCCGTTTCCGCCATCCACGCCAAGTTCTTTGAAAACTAA
- the ytvI gene encoding sporulation integral membrane protein YtvI: MPENKHLRRALYFAYGAVGVLAVWFLLRFALPWLLPFIVGFVIAQLMEPAVRFLTAHFHFRRSYAAGLCTVVIFAALTGLTALIIGRAVIELTGLVKNMPSILMSLSKTIGLISDRLNAAIGSAPPEIQNYLKNALDGFGDKTAELPATLSGKILGLLTDAARFTPKLVLFFLTCAVSVFFISSSWHEVRLFVFRQIPRSRHKTLGDIKNDLFETFGKWIKAELMLSGITFLEMAVAFLVLRIEPAILLALLVAVVDALPVLGSGTVLVPWALVLLLGGNYQTAVTLIVLFGVNALFRNILEPKLIGKQIGLPPIATLIAIYVGFCTVGVIGMVLFPIGLIMIKHLNDKGYIRLWKS, from the coding sequence ATGCCGGAAAACAAACATCTGCGCCGGGCACTGTATTTCGCTTACGGCGCTGTCGGCGTGCTTGCCGTCTGGTTTCTTCTGCGCTTTGCTTTGCCGTGGCTTCTGCCGTTTATTGTGGGCTTTGTTATCGCCCAATTGATGGAACCGGCTGTCCGTTTTTTGACGGCGCATTTTCATTTCCGCCGCTCCTACGCCGCCGGGCTTTGCACCGTCGTCATCTTCGCGGCACTTACCGGCCTCACGGCGCTTATCATCGGGCGCGCCGTCATCGAATTGACGGGGCTTGTAAAAAACATGCCTTCCATTCTGATGAGCCTGTCTAAGACGATCGGGCTTATCAGCGACCGGCTCAATGCCGCCATCGGGTCGGCACCGCCGGAAATCCAGAATTACCTGAAAAATGCACTTGACGGATTCGGAGACAAGACAGCCGAGCTGCCCGCAACGCTCTCCGGAAAAATTCTCGGTCTTTTGACGGATGCCGCCCGCTTCACACCGAAGCTCGTCCTATTTTTTCTGACCTGCGCCGTCAGTGTTTTTTTTATCAGCAGCAGCTGGCACGAGGTACGCTTGTTTGTTTTCCGGCAGATACCGCGGAGCCGCCATAAAACGCTGGGCGACATTAAAAATGACTTGTTTGAAACGTTTGGCAAATGGATCAAAGCGGAACTGATGTTATCCGGCATCACCTTTCTGGAGATGGCCGTCGCTTTTTTAGTCCTCCGGATAGAACCCGCCATTCTGCTGGCGCTGCTCGTCGCCGTTGTGGATGCGCTGCCCGTCCTTGGTTCCGGCACCGTCTTAGTGCCGTGGGCTCTCGTTTTGCTGCTTGGCGGTAATTATCAGACGGCCGTTACGCTCATCGTGCTCTTTGGCGTCAACGCCCTCTTCCGGAACATTCTCGAGCCGAAGCTTATCGGCAAGCAAATCGGCTTGCCGCCGATTGCCACGCTCATTGCCATATACGTCGGCTTTTGTACGGTCGGCGTTATCGGGATGGTTCTCTTCCCAATTGGGCTCATTATGATTAAGCACCTCAACGACAAGGGCTACATTCGTCTTTGGAAAAGCTGA
- a CDS encoding sulfite exporter TauE/SafE family protein, which produces MAFLFDVLAGLATGVLSAWGIGGGSLLIIYMTVLARLPQQAAQGVNLLYFLPTSVTALISHIRNGLVEKVLAYPAVLAGVTTALGGSFAASVLSAATMRKIFGVFIILVGLSEVLRVVRKKKNGR; this is translated from the coding sequence CTGGCATTTCTTTTTGATGTGCTCGCCGGTCTCGCGACAGGCGTTTTATCGGCTTGGGGCATCGGCGGCGGCTCGCTGCTCATCATTTACATGACTGTTTTGGCACGCCTCCCGCAGCAGGCGGCCCAGGGCGTCAATCTGCTCTATTTCCTGCCAACGTCTGTAACGGCGCTCATATCGCATATCCGCAACGGGCTTGTCGAGAAGGTTCTGGCATACCCCGCCGTTTTGGCGGGTGTGACAACGGCTCTAGGCGGCTCGTTTGCGGCCTCTGTTTTAAGCGCCGCCACCATGCGTAAAATCTTTGGTGTTTTTATCATATTGGTCGGCCTGTCCGAGGTATTGCGCGTCGTGCGGAAAAAGAAAAACGGCCGCTAA
- a CDS encoding 4Fe-4S binding protein: MLQKTISNSGGTDTPTLTINKKRCPQNHPCPSVRVCPVGALHQKGFDAPIVDEKSCISCGKCVKFCPMRAIAFA, encoded by the coding sequence ATGCTCCAAAAAACAATCAGTAACAGCGGTGGAACGGATACCCCAACGCTGACCATCAATAAAAAACGCTGCCCACAGAATCATCCGTGCCCGTCCGTCCGGGTCTGTCCTGTCGGCGCGCTACATCAGAAAGGGTTTGACGCCCCCATCGTCGACGAAAAAAGCTGTATCAGCTGCGGTAAATGCGTCAAATTCTGCCCGATGCGCGCCATTGCCTTCGCATAA
- a CDS encoding FprA family A-type flavoprotein: MSVIKLMDGLYSVGVLNPALRVFDVVMKTEYGTSYNAYLLKGEKNVLIDTVHARHFEEYIENVKSLVDLKSLDYIILNHNEPDHSGSLERLIKIAPQIQILTSPAGKIYLPFITNDPMINMRAVRDGETLDIGGGKTLQFIHAPFLHWPDSMFTWFEQDQIAFTCDFLGTHFCEPTMSDALVQYKQAYYQTFKSYFDAIFGPFKPYVQKGLDKLKALDVKYVCPSHGPVLRRGVFLEEAMLAYDDWSTPKRHEHPVIPIFYCSAYGCTARMAVKIAEGINHVLPEAAVSMYDLVHVSPCSLCETINEADAFCIGSPTINKNALPPVWELIHMLEGTNCKGRRAALFGSYGWSGEALPLLSTHLKSLNVDVFEDGCRCRFVPSETELQEAFDFGVRFAKSL; encoded by the coding sequence ATGAGTGTCATAAAGCTCATGGACGGTCTTTACTCTGTCGGTGTGCTGAACCCCGCATTGCGCGTCTTTGACGTTGTTATGAAAACGGAATACGGCACATCGTACAACGCCTATTTATTAAAAGGTGAAAAAAATGTCCTGATTGATACTGTACACGCCCGCCATTTTGAAGAATATATTGAAAACGTCAAAAGCCTTGTCGATTTGAAAAGCCTTGACTATATTATTTTAAATCACAACGAGCCCGACCATTCTGGCTCTCTTGAGCGCCTGATCAAGATTGCCCCACAGATTCAAATCCTGACGTCGCCCGCCGGCAAAATTTATCTTCCATTTATTACGAACGACCCGATGATCAACATGCGGGCTGTCCGAGATGGGGAAACGCTTGATATTGGCGGTGGCAAAACGCTGCAATTTATCCACGCGCCCTTTCTCCATTGGCCGGATTCCATGTTTACCTGGTTTGAGCAGGATCAGATTGCTTTCACCTGCGATTTTCTTGGGACGCACTTCTGCGAGCCGACAATGTCGGACGCGCTGGTGCAGTACAAGCAGGCGTACTATCAGACGTTCAAATCCTATTTTGACGCCATATTCGGCCCGTTTAAGCCTTATGTCCAAAAAGGGCTTGATAAGCTCAAGGCACTTGATGTGAAGTATGTCTGCCCCAGTCACGGCCCTGTGCTCCGGCGCGGCGTTTTCCTGGAGGAAGCCATGCTCGCCTATGACGACTGGAGCACCCCGAAGCGGCATGAGCACCCCGTTATTCCGATTTTTTATTGCAGCGCCTATGGCTGTACGGCCCGTATGGCCGTGAAAATTGCCGAGGGAATTAATCATGTCTTGCCGGAGGCAGCTGTGAGCATGTACGACCTGGTGCACGTCTCCCCTTGCTCCCTGTGTGAGACGATTAACGAGGCCGACGCGTTTTGCATCGGCTCACCGACAATTAATAAAAACGCCCTGCCGCCTGTCTGGGAATTGATTCATATGCTGGAGGGGACAAACTGCAAGGGTCGCCGTGCCGCCCTTTTTGGCTCGTACGGCTGGAGCGGCGAGGCGCTGCCCCTGCTGTCGACGCATTTGAAATCCCTCAATGTTGATGTTTTTGAGGACGGCTGCCGCTGCCGCTTTGTCCCGTCTGAAACGGAGCTCCAGGAAGCCTTTGACTTTGGCGTCCGCTTTGCCAAATCGCTATAA
- a CDS encoding TSUP family transporter, translating to MTQKEKCAVAGALAGAVNGFFGAGGGMLLLPLLLRWVKLEERRAFATSVFIILPLCAVSAGVYLLRSRTDLMLALPYLLGGIIGGYFGGRLFTRVPTRLLRLVFGLLLIYGGIRCFV from the coding sequence ATGACACAAAAAGAAAAATGCGCCGTAGCCGGGGCGCTGGCCGGTGCCGTTAACGGCTTTTTTGGTGCGGGCGGCGGCATGCTGCTCCTGCCGCTCCTGCTCCGCTGGGTCAAGCTGGAGGAGCGGCGGGCCTTTGCAACCTCCGTTTTCATTATTTTGCCGCTGTGCGCCGTCTCTGCCGGTGTCTATCTGCTCCGCTCGCGCACCGATTTAATGCTTGCCCTGCCTTATCTCCTCGGCGGTATCATCGGCGGCTATTTCGGCGGGCGCCTTTTTACGCGCGTCCCCACGCGGCTGTTGCGCCTTGTTTTCGGCCTGCTGCTGATTTACGGCGGCATTCGGTGCTTTGTTTGA
- a CDS encoding homoserine dehydrogenase produces MFDIAILGFGTVGSGVLEVIEKNSDMITQNAGQEIRVKYIVDVRDFSGTPYEKLVVKDFAVVENDADVRLVVETIGGAGVAYDFTRRSLLAGKSVVTSNKELVAKHGFELTQLAREKNVNYLFEASVGGGIPIIRPLTQCLAANKINEIYGILNGTTNYILTEMVKNGVSFDAALRDAQQKGYAEANPEADIKGHDVCRKICILSALCFGRHVYPDQVPTEGIEAVTLDDINFASGIGYKIKLLGRAVSLDGDCISAYVAPHLVGDDNMISGVEGVMNGIFVRGNAIGDVMFYGAGAGKLPTASAVVADVIDASKHIGSRKWLSWSEGDPDLIADPALLESAWYVRAAADADTVRRAVGAVTIIGERAGETAFTTAVMNKMKADDLLKKLSVRAAFRIID; encoded by the coding sequence ATGTTCGATATTGCGATCCTGGGTTTCGGCACGGTCGGTTCCGGTGTTTTGGAGGTTATTGAAAAAAATTCGGATATGATAACCCAAAACGCAGGTCAGGAGATCCGGGTCAAATATATTGTCGACGTCCGGGATTTTTCAGGGACGCCGTATGAAAAGCTCGTTGTCAAGGATTTTGCCGTTGTTGAAAACGACGCGGATGTTAGGCTTGTTGTCGAGACGATCGGCGGCGCGGGCGTGGCGTATGATTTTACGCGCCGCAGCCTCCTGGCCGGAAAGAGCGTCGTCACCTCCAACAAAGAGCTTGTCGCCAAGCACGGGTTCGAGCTGACGCAGCTCGCGCGCGAAAAAAACGTCAATTATCTGTTTGAAGCCAGCGTCGGCGGCGGCATCCCGATCATCCGCCCGCTGACGCAGTGTCTGGCCGCCAACAAAATCAATGAAATCTATGGCATTTTAAACGGCACCACGAATTACATTTTAACCGAAATGGTGAAAAACGGCGTCTCCTTTGACGCGGCGCTGCGTGACGCGCAGCAGAAGGGTTACGCCGAGGCAAACCCGGAGGCCGACATCAAAGGTCATGACGTCTGCCGCAAAATCTGCATTTTATCGGCCTTGTGCTTCGGCCGCCACGTCTATCCCGATCAGGTGCCGACGGAAGGCATCGAGGCCGTCACGCTGGACGATATCAACTTTGCGTCCGGCATCGGCTATAAAATCAAGCTGCTCGGACGCGCCGTCAGTCTGGACGGTGACTGCATTTCCGCCTATGTCGCCCCACACCTTGTCGGTGACGATAACATGATTTCCGGCGTTGAGGGCGTTATGAACGGTATTTTCGTCCGTGGCAATGCCATTGGCGACGTGATGTTTTACGGGGCCGGTGCCGGTAAGCTGCCGACGGCTAGCGCCGTTGTCGCCGATGTGATTGACGCGTCAAAGCATATTGGTTCCCGTAAATGGCTCAGCTGGTCGGAAGGCGACCCGGACCTCATTGCCGATCCTGCGCTGCTGGAAAGCGCGTGGTATGTCCGTGCCGCCGCCGATGCCGACACTGTCCGCCGCGCTGTCGGCGCGGTGACGATTATCGGTGAGCGCGCCGGGGAGACAGCCTTCACAACGGCTGTCATGAACAAAATGAAGGCGGACGACCTTTTAAAAAAGCTTTCGGTGCGCGCGGCGTTCCGAATCATCGACTGA
- a CDS encoding DUF1638 domain-containing protein produces MGKTMIIACRSFHHELEAAFDTLGFSQPIIWLESGLHNFPDKLRLELQKTLDGLHDVDRVLLIFGFCGNAVVGLKTGSFELVLPRADDCIAVFLGSSEAKRKLERTYFLTKGSLEGERNIWAEYQYAVNKYGIASGKRIFSAMLGNYKYLGILDTGGYDVASIHAITDEIAAALELEKKVISASFSYITALLTGPWDSSRFVTVAPQTEITLASLHA; encoded by the coding sequence TTGGGCAAAACGATGATTATCGCCTGCCGGTCGTTCCACCATGAGCTTGAGGCGGCTTTTGACACACTCGGTTTTTCACAGCCGATCATATGGCTCGAATCCGGCCTGCATAACTTTCCCGATAAGCTGCGCCTTGAGCTCCAAAAAACGCTTGACGGGCTTCATGATGTGGACCGAGTCTTGCTGATCTTCGGCTTCTGCGGCAACGCCGTCGTCGGCTTGAAAACAGGCAGCTTTGAACTCGTTCTGCCGCGCGCTGACGATTGTATCGCTGTTTTCCTCGGTTCATCCGAGGCCAAAAGGAAGCTGGAACGCACCTATTTTCTGACGAAAGGCTCCCTTGAGGGTGAACGCAACATCTGGGCGGAGTATCAGTACGCCGTCAATAAGTACGGCATCGCCTCTGGCAAACGCATTTTCTCCGCCATGCTGGGTAACTATAAGTATCTCGGTATTTTGGATACGGGTGGTTACGATGTGGCCTCCATTCACGCGATAACAGATGAAATAGCAGCCGCTTTGGAGCTTGAAAAAAAGGTTATTTCGGCCTCTTTTTCTTACATCACCGCGCTTCTCACCGGCCCATGGGATTCAAGCCGTTTCGTCACCGTTGCCCCGCAAACGGAAATTACCTTAGCCAGTCTGCATGCTTAA
- the ruvX gene encoding Holliday junction resolvase RuvX: MRIMAVDYGDARTGIAVSDATGLLAGEAFVITEWSEERLAEKIADAAQSRGVTNVVLGYPKNMDGTLGPRAEKSAALAAALREKFGLDVVLWDERRTTVDAHRILSETGVRGKKRKQTVDAVAASLILEGYLQSLR; the protein is encoded by the coding sequence ATGCGCATCATGGCGGTTGACTATGGAGACGCGCGGACGGGGATTGCCGTGTCCGACGCCACGGGTCTTTTAGCGGGTGAGGCGTTCGTTATCACCGAATGGTCGGAAGAGCGTCTTGCGGAAAAAATAGCTGACGCGGCACAAAGCCGCGGCGTGACGAATGTTGTATTAGGGTACCCAAAGAATATGGACGGGACGCTCGGCCCCAGGGCCGAAAAAAGCGCGGCACTGGCCGCGGCGCTTCGCGAAAAATTTGGTCTCGACGTCGTCTTGTGGGACGAGCGGCGGACCACGGTTGACGCCCACCGTATCCTCTCCGAAACAGGCGTACGTGGTAAAAAACGCAAACAGACGGTTGACGCCGTCGCCGCGTCACTCATTTTGGAGGGGTATCTCCAAAGTCTCCGGTAA